One stretch of Terriglobales bacterium DNA includes these proteins:
- a CDS encoding type II toxin-antitoxin system RelE/ParE family toxin yields MIKTFRCRDTERLYNRESGKRFRSIEFVGRRKLRQLDSATQLRDLAAPPGNRLESLRGDRQGQHSIRINDQWRICFVWRSGEAYDVEIVDYH; encoded by the coding sequence TTGATCAAGACGTTTCGTTGCAGGGATACGGAGCGGCTTTACAATCGCGAAAGCGGGAAACGCTTTCGTTCGATCGAATTTGTGGGGCGTCGCAAGTTACGGCAGTTGGATAGTGCCACACAATTGCGAGATTTGGCTGCGCCACCTGGAAACCGGCTCGAGTCTCTACGCGGCGATCGCCAGGGCCAACACAGTATCAGAATCAACGATCAATGGCGCATCTGCTTCGTTTGGCGAAGCGGTGAGGCCTACGACGTGGAGATTGTGGATTATCACTAG
- a CDS encoding HigA family addiction module antitoxin, whose protein sequence is MPKSRRLPPIHPGEILREEFMLPLGLSMNRLALALHVPVPRVAEIVHERRSITPDTALRLARYFNTSARFWLNLQAAYDLEVAEDRLAEEIARHVQPLALSNGSSA, encoded by the coding sequence ATGCCGAAATCTCGAAGGCTTCCTCCCATTCACCCCGGCGAGATCTTGCGCGAGGAGTTCATGCTTCCCCTGGGCTTGAGCATGAACAGGTTGGCCCTGGCACTTCACGTGCCTGTGCCCCGCGTTGCGGAAATAGTGCACGAACGTCGTTCAATCACCCCTGACACGGCTTTGCGGCTGGCACGCTATTTCAATACCAGCGCCCGATTTTGGCTCAACCTCCAGGCTGCGTACGATCTCGAAGTTGCAGAAGACAGGCTGGCAGAGGAGATCGCTCGACATGTGCAACCCTTAGCGTTGAGCAATGGCTCTTCTGCGTGA
- a CDS encoding SDR family oxidoreductase → MALITGGSRGIGAAAVRMFTTAGAKVAFNYQKARIEAEALVSHCGAANCATFQSDLDGPNAARQLVESTIKRFGRLDILVANHGIWPPDDSPIDQMADEQWNRTLAINLDSVFGLIKYSVAQMKKQDGGHIVVISSTAGQRGEAFHCDYAASKGAVISMVKGLSAELARDKIYVNCVAPGWVVTDMAAPALNDPATRQRVLSTIPLGRPGTPEEIAAPILFLCSEHAGFITGEIFNVNGGAVLIG, encoded by the coding sequence GTGGCCCTCATCACCGGTGGATCGCGCGGCATCGGCGCGGCGGCCGTGCGTATGTTCACCACAGCCGGCGCCAAGGTCGCTTTCAACTACCAGAAAGCCAGGATAGAAGCCGAAGCCCTGGTTTCACATTGCGGTGCAGCCAACTGCGCCACGTTTCAAAGCGATCTTGACGGTCCCAACGCTGCGCGCCAGTTGGTGGAATCGACCATCAAGCGCTTCGGGCGCCTCGATATCCTGGTCGCCAATCATGGCATCTGGCCTCCCGATGACTCACCCATCGACCAGATGGCCGACGAGCAGTGGAATCGCACCCTGGCCATCAACCTGGACAGTGTCTTCGGCCTCATCAAATACTCCGTCGCGCAAATGAAGAAGCAGGACGGCGGACACATCGTCGTCATCAGCTCCACCGCAGGCCAGCGAGGGGAGGCTTTTCACTGCGACTACGCCGCCAGCAAAGGAGCGGTGATCAGCATGGTCAAAGGGCTCTCCGCGGAATTGGCGCGGGATAAGATCTATGTGAACTGCGTCGCTCCGGGATGGGTCGTCACCGACATGGCAGCCCCCGCCCTGAACGATCCTGCTACCAGGCAGCGCGTCCTCAGCACCATCCCGCTGGGCCGCCCCGGCACCCCCGAGGAAATTGCTGCTCCAATCCTGTTTCTCTGTTCCGAACACGCGGGCTTTATCACCGGAGAAATCTTTAACGTAAATGGTGGGGCGGTCTTGATAGGATGA
- a CDS encoding gamma-glutamyl-gamma-aminobutyrate hydrolase family protein (Members of this family of hydrolases with an active site Cys residue belong to MEROPS family C26.), whose translation MRPRIAVPQPHSQKPEYNERSLPQYTQAVEAAGGEAVVIPLDQPNAEIARLVTTCDAVLLPGSPADLSPEKYGAPKRPETSPSDPGRDNVDELLLQDAHNMYKPILGICYGIQSLNVWRTGTLFQDIPSEVHTQINHEAGKKVPRAHTVQVEPGSTLAQILAPVWPAEHGQTSGWVNSSHHQSVAAVGDGLRVVARCPDDGVVEAVEGTSPDHFVLGVQWHPERGFEHDPASRAIFRAFVEAARRRHAHPRTPAPDFETLPR comes from the coding sequence ATGCGTCCTCGCATTGCCGTGCCCCAGCCGCACTCGCAAAAACCGGAATACAACGAGCGCTCGCTGCCGCAGTACACTCAGGCAGTGGAAGCCGCCGGGGGCGAAGCGGTTGTGATTCCGCTCGACCAGCCCAATGCCGAGATCGCGCGGCTGGTCACCACCTGCGACGCCGTCCTTCTGCCCGGCAGCCCGGCGGATTTGTCCCCTGAAAAATATGGCGCTCCCAAGCGTCCCGAAACCAGCCCATCCGATCCCGGCCGCGACAACGTAGATGAGCTGCTGCTCCAGGACGCCCACAACATGTACAAGCCCATTCTCGGCATTTGCTACGGCATACAGTCGCTCAACGTTTGGCGCACGGGAACGCTGTTTCAGGACATTCCCTCTGAGGTCCACACCCAGATCAACCACGAAGCCGGCAAAAAAGTTCCACGTGCGCATACCGTCCAGGTCGAGCCCGGCTCGACGCTCGCGCAAATTCTCGCTCCGGTCTGGCCGGCTGAGCACGGCCAAACTTCCGGATGGGTAAACTCCAGCCATCATCAGTCGGTGGCCGCGGTGGGCGACGGCCTGCGCGTGGTGGCGCGCTGCCCCGATGACGGCGTCGTCGAAGCGGTGGAAGGAACTTCTCCCGATCACTTTGTGCTTGGCGTGCAATGGCACCCGGAGCGCGGCTTTGAACACGATCCTGCATCCCGGGCTATCTTCCGTGCTTTTGTGGAGGCAGCCCGGCGCCGCCATGCGCATCCCCGAACCCCGGCTCCCGATTTTGAGACGCTGCCCCGCTAA
- a CDS encoding lysophospholipid acyltransferase family protein → MSRSSKFQNALSWVRSIFVLDPLIYFYTVVLGTLSLGSSLFDRRGRVQHWFARLWSWLILKTTLSPVRITGLENLQPHQPAVYAANHVSALDIPVLYANLPMPFRIIAKEHLFRYPFMGWHLRRSGQIAVDQEDARSSLRALNRASQTVHDGMPLVVFPEGGRSAAGQVRPFLSGAFYVAIKAGVPVVPLAIVGTYECLPMNAFHIRPHPIELVIGKPVSTGEYTTRDMDALAQRVQAVIADMYYARASVPDPRHTASSANPEIETARRQEPG, encoded by the coding sequence GTGAGCCGATCCTCCAAATTCCAGAATGCGCTCAGCTGGGTCCGGTCGATCTTTGTGCTGGACCCGCTGATTTATTTCTACACCGTCGTCCTGGGGACGTTGTCCCTGGGGTCTTCGTTATTTGACCGCCGCGGTCGCGTTCAGCACTGGTTCGCACGCCTGTGGTCGTGGCTTATTCTCAAAACCACACTCTCCCCGGTCCGTATTACCGGGCTTGAAAATCTTCAACCTCACCAGCCCGCCGTGTATGCGGCCAACCACGTCTCGGCGCTCGACATTCCTGTCCTCTACGCCAACCTGCCCATGCCGTTCCGGATCATCGCCAAAGAGCATCTCTTCCGCTACCCCTTCATGGGATGGCACCTGCGGCGCTCCGGCCAGATTGCAGTCGACCAGGAAGACGCGCGCTCCAGCCTGCGTGCGCTGAATCGCGCTTCCCAAACTGTGCATGATGGAATGCCCCTGGTCGTCTTTCCGGAAGGCGGACGTTCTGCCGCCGGCCAGGTCAGGCCGTTCTTGAGCGGCGCGTTCTACGTGGCAATCAAGGCCGGGGTTCCAGTAGTCCCGCTGGCGATTGTCGGAACCTATGAATGCCTGCCGATGAACGCGTTTCACATCCGCCCGCACCCGATTGAGCTGGTGATCGGCAAACCTGTCTCCACCGGGGAATACACCACCCGCGACATGGACGCCCTTGCCCAGCGCGTCCAGGCCGTCATCGCAGATATGTACTACGCTCGCGCCTCGGTACCTGACCCCAGGCACACCGCGTCGTCTGCGAACCCAGAAATCGAAACTGCACGCCGCCAGGAGCCGGGTTAA
- a CDS encoding cupin domain-containing protein, translating to MQKVNLAEKFSRFQDYYDPKIAGELNDSYVKLVKVKGEFVWHHHDEEDELFLIVKGNLRMKYREKGVESELMLHPGEFVIVPKKMEHLPIADEEVHLVLLEPKTTLNTGNVRNERTREQLQHV from the coding sequence ATGCAAAAAGTTAATCTTGCTGAGAAGTTCTCCCGTTTTCAGGACTACTACGATCCCAAGATTGCCGGTGAATTGAACGACTCCTACGTGAAGCTGGTCAAGGTGAAAGGCGAATTTGTCTGGCACCACCATGATGAGGAAGACGAGCTGTTTCTCATCGTCAAGGGAAACTTGCGCATGAAGTACCGCGAAAAGGGCGTGGAGAGCGAGCTGATGCTTCACCCCGGTGAGTTCGTCATCGTGCCGAAGAAAATGGAGCATCTTCCGATCGCAGACGAAGAGGTTCACCTGGTGCTGCTCGAGCCTAAGACGACGCTTAACACCGGAAACGTTCGCAACGAGAGAACGCGGGAACAGCTGCAGCACGTCTGA
- a CDS encoding amidohydrolase family protein, translating to MLVRVLCMLAASSAGGWSQATKPSEAAPARVVYLKCGTLIDGRSDQPRRSVVITVTGEKISEVKGGASLPSGAEVVDLSTETCLPGLIDTHTHVLLQGDITPADYDEQLLKQSREYRTILGTQAARRALEAGFTTIRDLETEGAMYADVDIKRAINNGIIPGPRMQVATRALDVTGAYPLLGYSPEVEVPHGLQMVDGPDEARKAVREQISYGADWIKVYSDRSYRVRPDNTVDGIPTFTMEELRAIVDEAHRQRHRVASHAMALNGVHNSVEAGVDTIEHGAYIAPEDMKAMIAKGIYYVPTLYVGEYVAEGRATTGAPVWREIPRIHGETFRRAVQSGVKIAFGTDAGGFDWKMNPAVEFPLMVKYGMTPMQAIKSATLVASELLDWQDQIGTVEPGKFADLVALPGDPLADITALQKVNFVMKGGQIYRRPERPPSIPR from the coding sequence ATGCTGGTCCGAGTTCTATGCATGCTGGCGGCGAGCTCCGCGGGCGGTTGGTCCCAGGCGACAAAACCGAGTGAAGCTGCCCCGGCGCGTGTGGTTTATCTCAAGTGCGGCACGTTGATCGACGGCCGATCCGATCAGCCGCGGCGGAGTGTAGTTATTACGGTTACGGGAGAAAAAATCAGCGAAGTAAAAGGAGGGGCATCGCTGCCTTCGGGAGCGGAGGTTGTCGACCTTAGTACCGAGACGTGTCTCCCAGGCCTGATCGACACCCACACTCATGTGTTGCTGCAAGGGGACATCACTCCGGCAGATTACGACGAGCAGCTGCTGAAGCAATCCCGGGAGTACCGGACGATTCTGGGCACACAGGCCGCACGTCGGGCATTGGAAGCGGGCTTCACCACGATCCGCGACCTAGAGACGGAAGGCGCCATGTACGCCGATGTGGACATCAAGCGGGCCATCAATAACGGAATCATTCCCGGACCGCGCATGCAGGTAGCGACGCGCGCACTGGATGTTACCGGCGCCTATCCGCTGCTGGGCTATTCCCCGGAGGTTGAGGTGCCGCATGGATTGCAGATGGTGGATGGCCCCGATGAGGCGCGCAAGGCGGTGCGCGAGCAGATCAGCTATGGCGCGGACTGGATCAAGGTATACAGCGACCGCAGCTACCGGGTGCGGCCGGACAATACCGTCGACGGCATTCCAACCTTCACGATGGAGGAACTGCGAGCCATCGTGGACGAGGCCCACCGCCAGCGGCATCGTGTGGCTTCTCATGCGATGGCTCTCAACGGGGTGCACAATTCAGTGGAGGCGGGCGTCGACACGATCGAGCACGGAGCATACATCGCGCCGGAAGATATGAAGGCGATGATCGCCAAGGGCATCTACTACGTGCCTACGCTCTATGTCGGTGAGTACGTGGCGGAAGGACGAGCCACAACCGGCGCCCCGGTATGGCGGGAGATTCCCAGAATTCACGGGGAAACGTTCCGCCGGGCGGTGCAATCGGGCGTGAAGATCGCCTTCGGCACCGATGCCGGCGGTTTTGACTGGAAGATGAACCCCGCGGTGGAGTTTCCGCTGATGGTGAAGTATGGGATGACGCCGATGCAAGCGATCAAGTCGGCGACACTGGTCGCGTCCGAGTTGCTCGATTGGCAGGATCAGATCGGAACTGTGGAACCGGGCAAATTTGCAGACCTAGTCGCTCTTCCAGGCGACCCGCTGGCTGACATTACTGCCCTGCAGAAAGTGAACTTCGTGATGAAGGGCGGGCAAATCTATCGCCGGCCGGAAAGGCCGCCCAGCATTCCACGTTGA
- a CDS encoding pyridoxal phosphate-dependent aminotransferase, which translates to MAVATQAVFTQRIDRIEVSATMAVVAEAEKLRAGGADLVDFGAGEPHFQVPQHIRDAAIAAVQAGFNKYTAVAGIAELRDAIVSRHAQDFGSDYKREEAIASTGGKHALFNAVQVLVDHGDEVIIPVPYWVSFKDIVRYAGGVPVFVETDERRAFQITAEMVERVISPRTKAIILNSPNNPSGAVMSPQDITAIVRLAHARGIYVIDDECYVYLDHTGRRFSAGSIHDAKEHLVIIGSLSKTYAMTGWRMGYALGPAKIVAAMQKLQSQSTSNPTSIVQKAAVAALNGPQDCVREMAEDYIKLRERMVHGLREIPHIHCTLPQGAFYAYPNVSAYIRKDGMKSASEVASRLLREAHVVTVPGEAFGTGEHIRMSYATSMKEIDRGLERMKKFFASA; encoded by the coding sequence ATGGCAGTAGCAACCCAAGCCGTATTCACCCAGCGCATTGATCGCATCGAAGTGTCGGCCACCATGGCGGTGGTGGCTGAGGCTGAAAAACTCCGGGCTGGCGGCGCCGATCTGGTCGATTTTGGCGCAGGCGAGCCACACTTCCAGGTACCGCAGCACATCCGCGACGCTGCCATTGCCGCTGTCCAGGCCGGTTTCAATAAGTACACCGCGGTAGCAGGAATCGCTGAGCTTCGCGATGCCATCGTCAGCCGCCACGCGCAGGACTTTGGTTCCGATTACAAGCGCGAAGAAGCCATCGCCTCAACCGGCGGCAAGCACGCGCTGTTCAATGCCGTTCAGGTGCTCGTGGATCATGGCGATGAGGTGATCATTCCCGTGCCCTACTGGGTGTCGTTCAAGGACATCGTCCGTTATGCCGGAGGCGTGCCGGTGTTCGTCGAGACCGATGAGCGCCGCGCGTTTCAGATTACAGCGGAAATGGTGGAGCGCGTCATCAGCCCGCGGACCAAAGCCATCATCCTCAATTCGCCAAACAATCCTTCCGGCGCCGTGATGAGCCCGCAGGATATTACCGCCATTGTCCGGCTGGCTCACGCTCGCGGCATCTACGTGATCGACGACGAGTGTTACGTCTACCTCGACCACACCGGCCGCCGCTTTTCCGCCGGCTCAATCCATGATGCCAAAGAGCATTTGGTCATCATTGGCTCACTCTCCAAGACTTACGCCATGACCGGATGGCGCATGGGATACGCGCTGGGTCCGGCGAAGATTGTGGCTGCGATGCAAAAGCTGCAAAGCCAGTCCACCTCGAATCCCACCTCCATCGTGCAGAAGGCGGCTGTAGCTGCGCTCAACGGACCACAAGACTGCGTTCGCGAGATGGCGGAAGATTACATCAAGCTCCGCGAGCGCATGGTGCATGGCTTGCGCGAGATTCCCCACATCCACTGCACGCTGCCGCAAGGCGCATTCTATGCGTATCCCAACGTATCGGCCTATATCCGCAAGGACGGTATGAAGTCCGCCTCCGAGGTTGCTTCGCGTCTGTTGCGCGAGGCCCACGTGGTGACGGTACCGGGCGAGGCCTTCGGCACCGGCGAGCATATTCGCATGTCGTATGCCACCTCGATGAAGGAGATCGATCGCGGCCTGGAGAGGATGAAAAAGTTCTTCGCCAGCGCCTAG
- the coaD gene encoding pantetheine-phosphate adenylyltransferase, whose amino-acid sequence MKNVVAIYPGSFDPVTNGHLDLIARGAEIFDQLIVAILRNPEKHPLFTLTERMAMMKELTARWGNVRIDTFEGLLVDYARKVHAQVLLRGIRAISDYEYELQMALMNRKLYPQMETVFMMPAEAYSYVSSRLVKEIAELGGSVRGLVPEMVEERLHSKVNGT is encoded by the coding sequence TTGAAGAACGTCGTCGCCATCTATCCCGGGTCTTTTGATCCGGTCACCAACGGGCACCTCGACTTGATTGCGCGCGGGGCAGAGATTTTTGACCAACTCATAGTCGCCATCCTGCGCAACCCCGAGAAGCACCCGCTGTTCACGCTGACTGAGCGTATGGCGATGATGAAGGAGCTGACGGCACGCTGGGGCAACGTGCGTATCGACACCTTCGAAGGGCTGCTCGTGGACTACGCCCGCAAGGTTCACGCGCAGGTCCTGTTGCGTGGTATCCGGGCGATCAGCGATTATGAATATGAGCTGCAGATGGCGCTTATGAATCGCAAGCTATATCCGCAAATGGAAACGGTATTCATGATGCCGGCGGAGGCTTACAGCTACGTCAGTTCGCGGCTGGTGAAAGAGATCGCCGAGCTGGGCGGATCAGTGCGGGGACTGGTACCCGAGATGGTCGAAGAACGCCTGCACAGCAAAGTCAACGGAACTTGA
- a CDS encoding alpha-glucosidase, whose protein sequence is MGSRAIGLQDTLAFVMLERRMGLQLPTISLLRRLVLCCILTTLVVTASPGTLRAQGAPSGAAKAPASAPASSDPWWKHAVIYEIYPRSFQDSDGDGVGDLKGITSRLDYLRDLGIDAIWITPFYPSPQVDFGYDIADYEAIDQQFGTMADFDRLMQEAKKRNIRVILDLVLNHTSDQHSWFKESRSSRTNSKRDWYIWRDGKNGGPPNNWLSWFGHSAWTLDPKTSQHYYHYFYVQQPDLNWRNPEVRKAMYDVLRFWLDRGAAGFRVDAVSRLFEDPDLHDDPILPGFNAYGDPNIEHRYTDNLPEVHDVLRQLRQIVDGYPGNAVLISEADEPNISELSKMYGKSNDEIQLPMDFQIADVNRLAAPEFRRLLEEIEHNPAGGQPEYFFSNHDQPRQWDRYGDGVHNDQIAKLMAALLLTTRATPQMYYGEEIGMRTTSPVRKEDVQDPVGRTGWPKDKGRDGERTPMQWDASRNAGFTTSTKPWLPVPPSYQQYNVAVEAKDPDSILSFYKRLLALRRNQPGLREGAYISVDRDDPNVLAFLRKPRQGNSVLVALNMSAEPRTISLDLSAEGIRNPIARTLLTAPLSKENSVSLKSLVIPAFGVFIAAVN, encoded by the coding sequence ATGGGAAGCCGAGCGATCGGGCTGCAGGACACGCTTGCCTTTGTTATGCTGGAGCGCCGCATGGGACTCCAGCTACCGACAATTTCGTTGCTTCGAAGGCTTGTCCTCTGCTGCATCCTTACCACTCTAGTCGTCACCGCCAGTCCCGGGACGCTTCGAGCCCAAGGCGCTCCTTCCGGCGCGGCGAAAGCGCCGGCTTCTGCTCCTGCCTCGTCCGATCCCTGGTGGAAGCATGCGGTCATTTACGAAATCTATCCGCGGAGTTTTCAGGACAGCGACGGAGATGGTGTCGGCGATCTGAAGGGCATCACCTCGCGTCTCGACTATTTGCGCGACCTTGGCATTGATGCCATCTGGATCACGCCCTTCTATCCTTCGCCGCAGGTCGATTTCGGTTATGACATTGCTGACTATGAGGCCATAGACCAGCAATTTGGCACCATGGCGGATTTTGATCGTCTGATGCAGGAAGCCAAGAAACGCAATATCCGCGTGATCCTCGACCTGGTGCTCAACCACACCTCCGACCAGCATTCCTGGTTTAAGGAATCGCGCTCCTCGCGCACCAATTCCAAGCGCGACTGGTACATCTGGCGTGACGGCAAGAATGGCGGACCGCCGAACAACTGGCTTTCCTGGTTCGGCCATTCCGCCTGGACGTTAGACCCCAAAACCAGCCAGCACTACTACCACTATTTTTACGTCCAGCAACCGGACTTGAATTGGCGCAATCCCGAAGTGCGGAAAGCCATGTACGACGTGCTGCGATTCTGGCTGGATCGCGGCGCCGCCGGCTTTCGCGTTGATGCCGTGTCACGGTTGTTTGAAGACCCCGACCTGCACGACGATCCAATACTGCCCGGCTTCAACGCCTACGGCGATCCGAATATTGAGCACAGGTACACAGACAATCTTCCGGAAGTGCACGATGTTTTGCGGCAGTTGCGGCAAATCGTGGATGGCTATCCCGGGAATGCGGTGCTGATATCGGAAGCCGATGAGCCGAACATCAGCGAGCTTTCCAAGATGTATGGCAAGAGCAACGATGAGATCCAACTGCCCATGGATTTTCAGATTGCGGATGTGAACCGGCTCGCAGCGCCGGAATTCCGGCGACTGCTGGAGGAGATAGAGCACAATCCGGCTGGCGGCCAGCCGGAATACTTCTTCAGCAATCACGACCAACCGCGGCAATGGGATCGCTACGGCGATGGTGTCCACAATGATCAGATCGCGAAGCTGATGGCGGCGCTTCTACTGACGACTCGGGCGACTCCGCAGATGTACTACGGCGAAGAAATCGGCATGCGCACTACGTCACCGGTCCGCAAAGAAGATGTCCAGGATCCGGTGGGCAGAACAGGATGGCCGAAGGACAAGGGCCGCGATGGCGAGCGGACGCCGATGCAGTGGGATGCGTCGAGAAATGCGGGCTTCACGACTTCGACTAAACCCTGGCTGCCGGTGCCGCCCAGCTATCAGCAATACAACGTTGCGGTGGAAGCAAAGGATCCCGATTCGATTTTAAGTTTTTACAAGCGCCTGCTGGCGTTGCGGCGAAACCAGCCAGGGCTGCGGGAGGGCGCTTATATTTCGGTGGACCGTGACGATCCCAACGTTTTGGCTTTTCTGCGCAAGCCTCGACAGGGAAATTCGGTGCTCGTGGCGCTGAATATGAGTGCTGAGCCGCGGACAATCAGCCTTGATCTTTCGGCGGAGGGGATCAGGAATCCCATCGCCCGCACGCTGCTCACGGCCCCGTTGAGTAAGGAGAATTCGGTGTCGCTCAAGTCCCTAGTCATTCCCGCGTTCGGGGTATTCATAGCTGCAGTGAATTAG
- a CDS encoding amidase — MPENDAVSRRTFLKGSAAVVAAAAVSTIPVTSSAAASAAAELEFASAFEAAAAIRKKKISSVELTKAVLARIDRFNPKLNAIVTLTADQALERARAADGALAKGQVWGAFHGVPCTIKDSFEVEGVRTTCGAKELANYVPKQDAVCVARYRKAGAVILGKTNVPTYAADWQSYNDIFGTTNNPWDVTRTPGGSSGGEAAAIASGLSYFGVGSDIGGSLRVPADFCGIYAHKSSVDVVPMKGHIPPPPGVTDIPLHLPVAGPLARNAEDLRALLEVLGGPVEADQVAYRWSLPAARHLRLSEFRVGYVLDDKNAPVSSEVRSGLEETVRALQKAGVKTEEGWPQGVNLTEEYLTYVELLAPIISGGPPPDLFQKAPLPPPKNIGEAFAFAPYAPHIYYFRVMAARENAGAAWREYFKTHDVFLMPVATVPAFPHDHSQPMPARTLNTPEGPRPYTDTLFWAGFATMTGFPATAAPVGFTSGGLPLGVQILGPWLEDATPIEFAAQLSKVIGGYKPPKGYA; from the coding sequence ATGCCAGAAAACGATGCTGTTAGCAGACGCACATTTCTTAAGGGAAGCGCAGCGGTAGTTGCAGCGGCTGCGGTTTCTACGATTCCCGTAACATCATCAGCGGCGGCCAGCGCTGCGGCCGAATTGGAATTTGCCTCTGCATTCGAGGCCGCTGCTGCGATTCGCAAGAAAAAGATCAGTTCGGTTGAATTGACCAAAGCAGTCCTGGCGCGCATCGACCGCTTTAATCCCAAGCTCAATGCCATCGTCACGCTCACTGCCGACCAGGCGCTCGAGCGCGCCCGTGCCGCTGATGGGGCGCTGGCCAAAGGCCAGGTGTGGGGAGCGTTTCATGGTGTTCCTTGCACCATCAAAGACAGCTTCGAGGTGGAGGGAGTTCGCACCACCTGCGGCGCCAAAGAACTGGCGAACTATGTCCCCAAGCAGGATGCGGTGTGCGTTGCCCGCTATCGGAAAGCGGGCGCGGTCATCCTGGGCAAGACCAACGTGCCCACGTATGCCGCCGATTGGCAGAGCTATAACGATATCTTCGGTACCACGAACAATCCCTGGGACGTGACGCGCACTCCGGGTGGATCCAGCGGAGGCGAAGCTGCCGCCATCGCCAGTGGACTGAGCTACTTTGGGGTGGGCAGCGACATTGGGGGCTCACTGCGCGTTCCCGCAGATTTCTGCGGCATCTATGCGCACAAGTCGTCGGTTGATGTCGTGCCCATGAAAGGACATATCCCACCACCGCCGGGGGTGACCGATATTCCTCTGCACCTCCCGGTTGCTGGGCCACTGGCGCGCAACGCTGAAGACTTGCGGGCGCTGCTTGAGGTGCTGGGTGGCCCGGTGGAGGCGGATCAGGTGGCATATCGCTGGTCGCTGCCGGCCGCGCGCCATTTGCGACTTTCGGAATTTCGGGTGGGTTACGTCCTGGATGACAAGAATGCGCCGGTTTCGTCAGAGGTACGCAGTGGGCTCGAGGAAACGGTGCGCGCGCTGCAAAAGGCAGGCGTTAAAACGGAGGAGGGCTGGCCGCAAGGAGTCAACCTCACAGAAGAGTATCTGACGTATGTCGAGCTGTTAGCGCCGATCATCTCTGGCGGGCCTCCGCCAGATTTATTTCAGAAGGCTCCGTTGCCGCCGCCCAAGAATATCGGCGAGGCATTTGCCTTCGCACCCTATGCGCCCCATATCTATTATTTCCGGGTCATGGCGGCGCGCGAGAACGCTGGCGCCGCCTGGCGCGAATACTTCAAGACGCATGATGTGTTTCTAATGCCGGTGGCCACAGTTCCCGCGTTTCCCCATGATCACAGCCAGCCGATGCCGGCGCGCACGCTGAACACTCCTGAAGGCCCGCGCCCTTACACCGACACGCTCTTTTGGGCTGGTTTTGCGACCATGACGGGATTTCCTGCTACTGCCGCTCCAGTCGGGTTTACGTCCGGAGGATTGCCGTTGGGGGTGCAGATACTGGGTCCCTGGCTGGAAGACGCCACGCCGATCGAGTTCGCGGCTCAGCTGTCGAAAGTGATTGGCGGGTACAAACCGCCGAAGGGGTACGCCTAA